The Montipora foliosa isolate CH-2021 chromosome 14, ASM3666993v2, whole genome shotgun sequence genome window below encodes:
- the LOC137985019 gene encoding kinesin-like protein KIF26B isoform X2: MSDMHASGTARNLRCATKPNEVPRELGICCEKCNSRLVELKRQVMRLILPEIQGVIQSQKKTKNSGSLSARIFDQIRIPESQMKSWKNDRCEVCCTDLNQLKREAVAMVNTLEESQFLAYYNIPGYVVGPNAEQLIRRADKQRLQMGVTMDTAERNGVTYVKPEETGVSSSFLSRAAQKLLSSKKKKKGHKQEVTTTHPSPAVELAPSRPRPKETQPYPFPTNFKEVLRLSSPAVPPGLLKMHTKRTDGKVKVMLRIGPSFPGETGSFMKVDHKRRQVTLYDPSTVGHVSQTHRKMGVAAPKMFAFDSIFESDCSQVEVCSGSLVDVLQAVVGGSDGCLFSYGYAGLGKTHTMVGRDEKEQTLGLIPCALSWLFKLIADQKQKTGTKFSVRISAVEIVGRSETVRDLLAEQATGLENGTGDPSPSVFLKEDRSGGAHEINPTELRVPTAEKAAYYLDAALASRTKPLNGRMQGENSDWEEKMNSHMFFTVHIYQYRVEKNSRNVGGVHGGRSRLHLIDLASCEGYTGSKKDGGASSMSLSGLGNVIISLINGAKHVPHRASKITRMLQESIGNTSCRTTMIAHASPSLPFYTETLATVQLASRLHRLRKRKGKGSSTSSSGGESSCDEARIRKPRLRTAEPRLRTTALNEKLREDCPIDGLGSSDYNSSTGEESCDTVIYVGPDGAISDRELTDNEGPPKRLPIKNSRVSSSTRSLVRKLESIENEETDDFEDNGELQREVEGSEDKGNLVEAKVQRDILSEREEGEGSECFTEDSCYETEIEVASENRGTSRKRLLDKKNSSLSSLESSQEEAKRTKTSQSDSGESSKGSDLYSSASTENNTLIIPSTLGLNLDVDESMNSRHSTVVIPVQSFPGEDSKLRARVMSPETSSESSDAESIVMAKAPSFSFLTCEAVNDIQTDSASMESLNMEQNMHHYDQSRYNGNATSYSNSYVTDSRSSLNYRPDLCDKSHHFENRKSHLESKTTAELIKNCLPPSPTSDTNELCYVVEETRETSSEELSYDDSEIVWGKENADHAIIAEAFSEEEEEQEMDADDSQRNFTGTETDVLFPELEERFQDVSACVSPELSTEKAINQKSGNRQNSDDSATDSDTDMTRSYTFETPLKTFYRLVPSPQSSSTEDELEDIQMSKSFHSSKTLSPIPEFPSVESNLNRASLDVKNRASCSYSIVSVEIDDGNKTVLVEGNKESIPVENMQVTSNKGDLRSLLQKFVAEQLRECEGEKFSSWYGRPGSRHFENRRPRSKPNRRIAPSASRDSSTNEKLLPPLVPQKRTYTETARLVSSPKLRYKGERDYDSDVAPCNYKTHEGDESSDSAKTEPWCTPRRGVAPQRFRSTPRLSSLSVGNVETSVTFLGSEDENNNFQKANCFERPCIIEDDEGLNHSYNFGRPEMSTYGIDESKGHYIETENPVNRRGRASSSSVSSVVKLTYCGSELTANEYIKKSDKSSTNDLSCTRAMTTFPSPAISVSVERPMIEYIPLTPETPYAPQEQFITRFHDRGTPPRVIYRLSGEFFATIPSDALSGSQVTEDAAASKGGANRQYRLSGEFVATFTTANETQNVSTLALTSSRTEDGSAKTESTEVVWVQHEPVLSAGDVTADELSCSETPVPTRNGKFGKFKFFSRDRGSYSSGHASDSSIPDSSGFRGRSRSLKRAKSLSSRSDAASSSGYESMRNDASHASSDSCSEKGFSRGKRKGLYGRSRSSSPGSGSRIRKYSPKRWFSRKSLEPVQITVYEVDDLERVQKAMESDTDFKWQVSENRKSRIASLRQRQHDLKDEFTEAKHRLVDENQRWSYGLKAEKELSVEDPRFINALEQENRKLEERISACKSNIMMVTSFDVLTTQV; this comes from the exons GGCTCTCTTTCTGCGAGAATCTTCGATCAAATCCGCATTCCAGAAAGTCAGATGAAATCATGGAAAAACGATCGGTGTGAGGTCTGCTGCACCGATCTGAATCAGCTCAAGCGAGAGGCGGTTGCGATGGTGAACACGCTGGAAGAATCCCAGTTCCTGGCTTACTACAACATTCCCGGATACGTGGTGGGGCCGAACGCTGAACAGTTAATACGGCGGGCGGACAAGCAGCGCCTTCAAATGGGCGTTACCATGGATACGGCTGAACGCAATGGCGTGACGTATGTTAAACCGGAGGAAACGGGCGTGAGTTCCTCATTTTTGTCGAG agctgCTCAAAAATTGCTGTCttccaagaagaagaagaaaggacACAAACAGGAAGTTACCACCACTCACCCCTCCCCTGCTGTAGAATTGGCGCCCTCAAGACCCAGGCCAAAAGAAACCCAGCCTTACCCCTTCCCCACAAATTTCAAGGAAGTGCTTCGGCTATCCAGCCCTGCTGTGCCACCAGGCCTTCTTAAGATGCATACAAAGAGGACAGATGGAAAA GTCAAAGTTATGCTTCGTATCGGTCCATCATTTCCGGGAGAGACCGGGTCCTTCATGAAAGTAGATCATAAGAGAAGACAGGTCACACTGTACGATCCCAGTACTGTTGGTCACGTGTCACAGACGCACAGGAAAATGGGCGTGGCCGCGCCCAAGATGTTCGCTTTTGATTCCATATTTGAATCGGATTGTTCACAG GTTGAAGTCTGTTCAGGCTCACTGGTAGACGTCCTTCAAGCAGTCGTTGGTGGATCAGATGGTTGTCTTTTCTCGTATGGTTACGCTGGCTTGG GAAAGACGCACACCATGGTGGGACGGGACGAAAAAGAACAAACTTTAGGACTTATACCTTGCGCGCTTTCTTGGCTTTTTAAACTCATCGCAGACCAGAAGCAAAA GACTGGAACGAAGTTTTCTGTTCGGATTTCGGCAGTGGAGATCGTTGGCCGATCGGAAACCGTTCGAGATTTATTAGCCGAGCAAGCTACAG GATTAGAAAATGGCACGGGTGATCCTAGTCCAAGCGTTTTTCTCAAAGAAGATCGCAGCGGAGGAGCACAC GAAATCAATCCCACAGAGCTTCGCGTTCCAACAGCCGAGAAAGCAGCCTATTATCTTGACGCCGCGCTAGCATCAAGAACAAAACCGCTGAACGGCAGAATGCAAG GCGAGAACTCAGATTGGGAAGAGAAAATGAATTCTCACATGTTTTTCACAGTCCATATTTATCAGTACCGAGTGGAGAAAAACTCGAGGAACGTTGGAGGAG TCCATGGAGGTCGCTCTCGGCTCCACTTGATCGATCTTGCCAGCTGCGAGGGATACACTGGGTCCAAGAAAGATGGCGGGGCGAGTAGCATGTCTCTGTCGGGACTCGGAAACGTCATCATCTCGCTCATAAATGGCGCCAAACACGTGCCACACAG AGCAAGTAAAATTACGCGCATGCTCCAAGAGTCTATCGGAAATACGTCATGCCGTACCACTATGATTGCGCATGCGTCACCCTCGCTTCCATTCTACACCGAAACACTGGCGACTGTCCAATTAGCAAGCAGGCTTCACCGATTACGAAAACGAAAGGGAAAG GGTTCAAGTACAAGTTCGTCCGGCGGTGAAAGTTCCTGCGACGAAGCCCGAATCCGAAAGCCGAGACTTCGTACAGCCGAGCCTAGACTTCGGACCACAGCATTGAACGAAAAACTCCGCGAAGACTGTCCGATCGATGGGCTGGGGAGTTCCGACTACAACTCGAGCACTGGCGAAGAATCCTGCGACACTGTGATTTACGTCGGTCCCGACGGGGCCATCAGTGATAGGGAGCTCACAGATAACGAGGGCCCGCCAAAGAGGCTCCCTATTAAGAACTCAAGGGTGTCCAGTAGCACGAGGTCCCTTGTAAGAAAACTCGAGTCGATTGAAAACGAAGAGACGGATGATTTCGAAGACAACGGAGAGTTACAGCGTGAAGTTGAAGGAAGCGAGGATAAGGGAAACCTGGTGGAAGCGAAAGTGCAAAGAGATATATTGTCCGAGCGAGAGGAAGGCGAGGGTAGTGAATGCTTCACGGAAGATTCGTGTTACGAGACGGAAATCGAAGTTGCGTCGGAAAACCGAGGGACTAGTCGGAAACGACTCCTGGACAAAAAGAACAGTTCGTTAAGTAGTTTGGAAAGCTCACAGGAAGAGGCTAAAAGGACAAAGACTTCTCAGAGTGACAGTGGTGAAAGCTCTAAAGGAAGCGATCTTTATAGTTCTGCATCAACAGAAAACAATACACTCATTATTCCCTCCACCTTGGGTCTCAACCTTGACGTTGATGAAAGTATGAATTCTCGCCACAGCACCGTTGTGATTCCCGTGCAGTCGTTTCCTGGCGAGGATTCCAAGCTGCGCGCACGCGTAATGAGTCCGGAGACTTCTAGTGAGTCATCAGATGCGGAAAGTATTGTGATGGCCAAGGCGCCTTCTTTTTCGTTCTTAACTTGCGAAGCTGTGAATGATATCCAAACTGATTCTGCCTCAATGGAATCGCTTAACATGGAACAAAACATGCATCATTACGACCAGTCTCGTTACAATGGTAACGCAACTAGCTACAGTAATAGTTACGTAACTGACTCTAGAAGTTCTCTCAACTACAGGCCTGATTTGTGCGACAAATCACATCACTTCGAGAATCGAAAAAGTCACCTTGAGAGTAAAACCACAGCCGAACTTATCAAAAACTGTTTGCCACCATCTCCGACGTCAGATACGAATGAACTTTGTTATGTTGTGGAAGAAACCCGAGAAACGAGCTCCGAAGAACTGTCGTACGATGACAGCGAAATCGTTTGGGGAAAGGAGAACGCCGACCATGCGATCATCGCCGAAGCTTTTTCCGAAGAAGAGGAAGAGCAAGAAATGGATGCTGATGACTCGCAGAGGAATTTTACTGGAACTGAGACAGATGTTTTGTTTCCGGAACTCGAGGAGCGCTTTCAAGATGTCAGCGCATGCGTATCACCGGAATTGTCCACGGAGAAAGCCATTAATCAGAAATCGGGCAACCGTCAAAATTCCGACGATAGCGCCACGGACTCTGACACGGACATGACACGCAGCTACACGTTTGAAACGCCATTGAAAACGTTCTATCGTCTTGTACCGTCGCCTCAGTCTTCCTCAACCGAGGATGAACTCGAGGACATTCAGATGTCGAAATCTTTCCACAGCAGTAAAACGTTGTCCCCCATACCAGAGTTCCCGTCCGTTGAGTCTAACTTAAATCGAGCGTCGCTTGATGTCAAGAACCGTGCGAGCTGTAGTTACAGCATTGTCAGCGTCGAGATTGATGATGGAAATAAAACTGTTCTTGTTGAAGGAAACAAGGAAAGTATTCCCGTTGAAAACATGCAAGTTACAAGTAACAAGGGCGACCTGCGCTCGCTTCTTCAAAAATTTGTCGCCGAACAACTCAGAGAGTGCGAAGGAGAAAAATTTTCATCGTGGTACGGTCGGCCGGGGTCGCGGCATTTCGAGAATAGACGACCACGTTCGAAGCCGAATCGACGCATTGCTCCTTCGGCTTCGCGTGATTCGTCAACTAACGAAAAATTGTTACCGCCACTTGTGCCGCAAAAGCGCACTTACACAGAGACTGCAAGACTCGTCTCCAGTCCTAAACTGCGGTATAAAGGCGAGAGGGACTATGACAGTGACGTTGCGCCGTGCAACTACAAAACCCATGAAGGGGATGAATCCAGCGACAGTGCAAAAACGGAGCCGTGGTGTACGCCGCGCCGCGGCGTTGCACCGCAACGCTTCAGGTCCACGCCACGGCTTTCGTCGCTCTCGGTTGGTAACGTGGAAACAAGCGTTACGTTCCTTGGAAGTGAAGACgaaaacaataattttcaaaaagcaAACTGTTTTGAAAGACCTTGTATTATAGAGGACGACGAGGGATTAAATCATTCGTACAATTTTGGGCGCCCAGAAATGTCCACTTACGGGATCGACGAAAGCAAGGGTCATTATATTGAGACAGAAAACCCAGTAAATCGACGTGGACGCGCATCGTCGAGCTCGGTGTCTAGTGTTGTGAAATTAACGTATTGCGGATCAGAACTTACAGCTAACGAATACATCAAGAAATCCGATAAATCGTCGACGAACGACTTATCGTGTACAAGAGCGATGACAACTTTTCCTTCGCCTGCAATCTCCGTCTCTGTGGAAAGACCAATGATAGAGTACATTCCATTAACGCCTGAGACACCGTACGCTCCGCAAGAACAGTTCATCACACGCTTTCACGATCGTGGCACTCCTCCGCGAGTAATCTACCGATTGTCTGGCGAATTCTTCGCGACTATTCCTTCGGATGCTTTATCGGGTTCGCAAGTAACCGAAGATGCGGCCGCTTCCAAAGGAGGCGCCAACCGGCAGTACCGGTTGTCTGGGGAATTTGTGGCAACGTTTACAACGGCCAACGAAACCCAAAACGTCTCCACACTGGCTTTGACGTCATCGCGCACGGAAGATGGTAGCGCCAAAACAGAGAGTACTGAGGTGGTCTGGGTACAACACGAGCCCGTGCTATCAGCTGGAGATGTGACAGCGGATGAATTGTCTTGCTCTGAGACTCCAGTACCGACAAGGAATGGAAAATttggaaaattcaaattttttag ccgGGACCGCGGTAGTTACAGCAGCGGTCATGCTAGTGACAGCAGCATCCCAGACTCCAGTGGTTTCCGCGGACGAAGTAGATCGCTAAAAAGAGCGAAGTCAT TATCTTCGCGATCTGACGCAGCCAGCAGCAGCGGCTATGAGAGCATGCGCAACGATGCAAGCCATGCCTCTAGTGATAGTTGCAGCGAGAAAGGATTTAGCCGGGGAAAACGAAAAG GGCTTTATGGGCGAAGCAGATCCTCGTCCCCAGGAAGTGGTTCCAGGATACGAAAATATTCGCCCAAGCGCTGGTTTTCGAGAAAGTCGTTGGAACCAGTTCAAATAACAGTTTACGAAGTTGATGACTTAGAGAGAGTTCAAAAAGCTATGGAATCCGATACGGACTTCAAG TGGCAGGTCTCCGAGAACAGAAAGTCACGAATCGCATCTCTGCGTCAGAGACAACACGACCTAAAAGATGAGTTCACTGAAGCCAAACATAGACTCGTAGACGAAAACCAAAGATGGAGTTATGGAT taaaagcTGAAAAAGAGCTTAGTGTTGAAGACCCAAGATTTATAAATGCTCTTGAGCAAGAAAACCGAAAACTGGAAGAGCGAATATCAGCCTGCAAGTCTAACATTATGATGGTGACGTCATTTGATGTCCTGACGACACAAGTATGA
- the LOC137985019 gene encoding kinesin-like protein KIF26B isoform X3 gives MALKNYSWRKNQSLENWRAYGGSLDRFDRNNWRERGLYEDLSKATKCGTSQGSLSARIFDQIRIPESQMKSWKNDRCEVCCTDLNQLKREAVAMVNTLEESQFLAYYNIPGYVVGPNAEQLIRRADKQRLQMGVTMDTAERNGVTYVKPEETGVSSSFLSRAAQKLLSSKKKKKGHKQEVTTTHPSPAVELAPSRPRPKETQPYPFPTNFKEVLRLSSPAVPPGLLKMHTKRTDGKVKVMLRIGPSFPGETGSFMKVDHKRRQVTLYDPSTVGHVSQTHRKMGVAAPKMFAFDSIFESDCSQVEVCSGSLVDVLQAVVGGSDGCLFSYGYAGLGKTHTMVGRDEKEQTLGLIPCALSWLFKLIADQKQKTGTKFSVRISAVEIVGRSETVRDLLAEQATGLENGTGDPSPSVFLKEDRSGGAHEINPTELRVPTAEKAAYYLDAALASRTKPLNGRMQGENSDWEEKMNSHMFFTVHIYQYRVEKNSRNVGGVHGGRSRLHLIDLASCEGYTGSKKDGGASSMSLSGLGNVIISLINGAKHVPHRASKITRMLQESIGNTSCRTTMIAHASPSLPFYTETLATVQLASRLHRLRKRKGKGSSTSSSGGESSCDEARIRKPRLRTAEPRLRTTALNEKLREDCPIDGLGSSDYNSSTGEESCDTVIYVGPDGAISDRELTDNEGPPKRLPIKNSRVSSSTRSLVRKLESIENEETDDFEDNGELQREVEGSEDKGNLVEAKVQRDILSEREEGEGSECFTEDSCYETEIEVASENRGTSRKRLLDKKNSSLSSLESSQEEAKRTKTSQSDSGESSKGSDLYSSASTENNTLIIPSTLGLNLDVDESMNSRHSTVVIPVQSFPGEDSKLRARVMSPETSSESSDAESIVMAKAPSFSFLTCEAVNDIQTDSASMESLNMEQNMHHYDQSRYNGNATSYSNSYVTDSRSSLNYRPDLCDKSHHFENRKSHLESKTTAELIKNCLPPSPTSDTNELCYVVEETRETSSEELSYDDSEIVWGKENADHAIIAEAFSEEEEEQEMDADDSQRNFTGTETDVLFPELEERFQDVSACVSPELSTEKAINQKSGNRQNSDDSATDSDTDMTRSYTFETPLKTFYRLVPSPQSSSTEDELEDIQMSKSFHSSKTLSPIPEFPSVESNLNRASLDVKNRASCSYSIVSVEIDDGNKTVLVEGNKESIPVENMQVTSNKGDLRSLLQKFVAEQLRECEGEKFSSWYGRPGSRHFENRRPRSKPNRRIAPSASRDSSTNEKLLPPLVPQKRTYTETARLVSSPKLRYKGERDYDSDVAPCNYKTHEGDESSDSAKTEPWCTPRRGVAPQRFRSTPRLSSLSVGNVETSVTFLGSEDENNNFQKANCFERPCIIEDDEGLNHSYNFGRPEMSTYGIDESKGHYIETENPVNRRGRASSSSVSSVVKLTYCGSELTANEYIKKSDKSSTNDLSCTRAMTTFPSPAISVSVERPMIEYIPLTPETPYAPQEQFITRFHDRGTPPRVIYRLSGEFFATIPSDALSGSQVTEDAAASKGGANRQYRLSGEFVATFTTANETQNVSTLALTSSRTEDGSAKTESTEVVWVQHEPVLSAGDVTADELSCSETPVPTRNGKFGKFKFFSRDRGSYSSGHASDSSIPDSSGFRGRSRSLKRAKSLSSRSDAASSSGYESMRNDASHASSDSCSEKGFSRGKRKGLYGRSRSSSPGSGSRIRKYSPKRWFSRKSLEPVQITVYEVDDLERVQKAMESDTDFKWQVSENRKSRIASLRQRQHDLKDEFTEAKHRLVDENQRWSYGLKAEKELSVEDPRFINALEQENRKLEERISACKSNIMMVTSFDVLTTQV, from the exons ATGGCGCTTAAAAACTATTCTTGGcgtaaaaatcaaagcttagaaAACTGGCGAGCTTATGGAGGGAGTTTGGATAGGTTTGATCGAAATAACTGGCGCGAACGCGGTCTGTACGAAGATTTATCTAAGGCTACAAAGTGCGGGACATCGCAG GGCTCTCTTTCTGCGAGAATCTTCGATCAAATCCGCATTCCAGAAAGTCAGATGAAATCATGGAAAAACGATCGGTGTGAGGTCTGCTGCACCGATCTGAATCAGCTCAAGCGAGAGGCGGTTGCGATGGTGAACACGCTGGAAGAATCCCAGTTCCTGGCTTACTACAACATTCCCGGATACGTGGTGGGGCCGAACGCTGAACAGTTAATACGGCGGGCGGACAAGCAGCGCCTTCAAATGGGCGTTACCATGGATACGGCTGAACGCAATGGCGTGACGTATGTTAAACCGGAGGAAACGGGCGTGAGTTCCTCATTTTTGTCGAG agctgCTCAAAAATTGCTGTCttccaagaagaagaagaaaggacACAAACAGGAAGTTACCACCACTCACCCCTCCCCTGCTGTAGAATTGGCGCCCTCAAGACCCAGGCCAAAAGAAACCCAGCCTTACCCCTTCCCCACAAATTTCAAGGAAGTGCTTCGGCTATCCAGCCCTGCTGTGCCACCAGGCCTTCTTAAGATGCATACAAAGAGGACAGATGGAAAA GTCAAAGTTATGCTTCGTATCGGTCCATCATTTCCGGGAGAGACCGGGTCCTTCATGAAAGTAGATCATAAGAGAAGACAGGTCACACTGTACGATCCCAGTACTGTTGGTCACGTGTCACAGACGCACAGGAAAATGGGCGTGGCCGCGCCCAAGATGTTCGCTTTTGATTCCATATTTGAATCGGATTGTTCACAG GTTGAAGTCTGTTCAGGCTCACTGGTAGACGTCCTTCAAGCAGTCGTTGGTGGATCAGATGGTTGTCTTTTCTCGTATGGTTACGCTGGCTTGG GAAAGACGCACACCATGGTGGGACGGGACGAAAAAGAACAAACTTTAGGACTTATACCTTGCGCGCTTTCTTGGCTTTTTAAACTCATCGCAGACCAGAAGCAAAA GACTGGAACGAAGTTTTCTGTTCGGATTTCGGCAGTGGAGATCGTTGGCCGATCGGAAACCGTTCGAGATTTATTAGCCGAGCAAGCTACAG GATTAGAAAATGGCACGGGTGATCCTAGTCCAAGCGTTTTTCTCAAAGAAGATCGCAGCGGAGGAGCACAC GAAATCAATCCCACAGAGCTTCGCGTTCCAACAGCCGAGAAAGCAGCCTATTATCTTGACGCCGCGCTAGCATCAAGAACAAAACCGCTGAACGGCAGAATGCAAG GCGAGAACTCAGATTGGGAAGAGAAAATGAATTCTCACATGTTTTTCACAGTCCATATTTATCAGTACCGAGTGGAGAAAAACTCGAGGAACGTTGGAGGAG TCCATGGAGGTCGCTCTCGGCTCCACTTGATCGATCTTGCCAGCTGCGAGGGATACACTGGGTCCAAGAAAGATGGCGGGGCGAGTAGCATGTCTCTGTCGGGACTCGGAAACGTCATCATCTCGCTCATAAATGGCGCCAAACACGTGCCACACAG AGCAAGTAAAATTACGCGCATGCTCCAAGAGTCTATCGGAAATACGTCATGCCGTACCACTATGATTGCGCATGCGTCACCCTCGCTTCCATTCTACACCGAAACACTGGCGACTGTCCAATTAGCAAGCAGGCTTCACCGATTACGAAAACGAAAGGGAAAG GGTTCAAGTACAAGTTCGTCCGGCGGTGAAAGTTCCTGCGACGAAGCCCGAATCCGAAAGCCGAGACTTCGTACAGCCGAGCCTAGACTTCGGACCACAGCATTGAACGAAAAACTCCGCGAAGACTGTCCGATCGATGGGCTGGGGAGTTCCGACTACAACTCGAGCACTGGCGAAGAATCCTGCGACACTGTGATTTACGTCGGTCCCGACGGGGCCATCAGTGATAGGGAGCTCACAGATAACGAGGGCCCGCCAAAGAGGCTCCCTATTAAGAACTCAAGGGTGTCCAGTAGCACGAGGTCCCTTGTAAGAAAACTCGAGTCGATTGAAAACGAAGAGACGGATGATTTCGAAGACAACGGAGAGTTACAGCGTGAAGTTGAAGGAAGCGAGGATAAGGGAAACCTGGTGGAAGCGAAAGTGCAAAGAGATATATTGTCCGAGCGAGAGGAAGGCGAGGGTAGTGAATGCTTCACGGAAGATTCGTGTTACGAGACGGAAATCGAAGTTGCGTCGGAAAACCGAGGGACTAGTCGGAAACGACTCCTGGACAAAAAGAACAGTTCGTTAAGTAGTTTGGAAAGCTCACAGGAAGAGGCTAAAAGGACAAAGACTTCTCAGAGTGACAGTGGTGAAAGCTCTAAAGGAAGCGATCTTTATAGTTCTGCATCAACAGAAAACAATACACTCATTATTCCCTCCACCTTGGGTCTCAACCTTGACGTTGATGAAAGTATGAATTCTCGCCACAGCACCGTTGTGATTCCCGTGCAGTCGTTTCCTGGCGAGGATTCCAAGCTGCGCGCACGCGTAATGAGTCCGGAGACTTCTAGTGAGTCATCAGATGCGGAAAGTATTGTGATGGCCAAGGCGCCTTCTTTTTCGTTCTTAACTTGCGAAGCTGTGAATGATATCCAAACTGATTCTGCCTCAATGGAATCGCTTAACATGGAACAAAACATGCATCATTACGACCAGTCTCGTTACAATGGTAACGCAACTAGCTACAGTAATAGTTACGTAACTGACTCTAGAAGTTCTCTCAACTACAGGCCTGATTTGTGCGACAAATCACATCACTTCGAGAATCGAAAAAGTCACCTTGAGAGTAAAACCACAGCCGAACTTATCAAAAACTGTTTGCCACCATCTCCGACGTCAGATACGAATGAACTTTGTTATGTTGTGGAAGAAACCCGAGAAACGAGCTCCGAAGAACTGTCGTACGATGACAGCGAAATCGTTTGGGGAAAGGAGAACGCCGACCATGCGATCATCGCCGAAGCTTTTTCCGAAGAAGAGGAAGAGCAAGAAATGGATGCTGATGACTCGCAGAGGAATTTTACTGGAACTGAGACAGATGTTTTGTTTCCGGAACTCGAGGAGCGCTTTCAAGATGTCAGCGCATGCGTATCACCGGAATTGTCCACGGAGAAAGCCATTAATCAGAAATCGGGCAACCGTCAAAATTCCGACGATAGCGCCACGGACTCTGACACGGACATGACACGCAGCTACACGTTTGAAACGCCATTGAAAACGTTCTATCGTCTTGTACCGTCGCCTCAGTCTTCCTCAACCGAGGATGAACTCGAGGACATTCAGATGTCGAAATCTTTCCACAGCAGTAAAACGTTGTCCCCCATACCAGAGTTCCCGTCCGTTGAGTCTAACTTAAATCGAGCGTCGCTTGATGTCAAGAACCGTGCGAGCTGTAGTTACAGCATTGTCAGCGTCGAGATTGATGATGGAAATAAAACTGTTCTTGTTGAAGGAAACAAGGAAAGTATTCCCGTTGAAAACATGCAAGTTACAAGTAACAAGGGCGACCTGCGCTCGCTTCTTCAAAAATTTGTCGCCGAACAACTCAGAGAGTGCGAAGGAGAAAAATTTTCATCGTGGTACGGTCGGCCGGGGTCGCGGCATTTCGAGAATAGACGACCACGTTCGAAGCCGAATCGACGCATTGCTCCTTCGGCTTCGCGTGATTCGTCAACTAACGAAAAATTGTTACCGCCACTTGTGCCGCAAAAGCGCACTTACACAGAGACTGCAAGACTCGTCTCCAGTCCTAAACTGCGGTATAAAGGCGAGAGGGACTATGACAGTGACGTTGCGCCGTGCAACTACAAAACCCATGAAGGGGATGAATCCAGCGACAGTGCAAAAACGGAGCCGTGGTGTACGCCGCGCCGCGGCGTTGCACCGCAACGCTTCAGGTCCACGCCACGGCTTTCGTCGCTCTCGGTTGGTAACGTGGAAACAAGCGTTACGTTCCTTGGAAGTGAAGACgaaaacaataattttcaaaaagcaAACTGTTTTGAAAGACCTTGTATTATAGAGGACGACGAGGGATTAAATCATTCGTACAATTTTGGGCGCCCAGAAATGTCCACTTACGGGATCGACGAAAGCAAGGGTCATTATATTGAGACAGAAAACCCAGTAAATCGACGTGGACGCGCATCGTCGAGCTCGGTGTCTAGTGTTGTGAAATTAACGTATTGCGGATCAGAACTTACAGCTAACGAATACATCAAGAAATCCGATAAATCGTCGACGAACGACTTATCGTGTACAAGAGCGATGACAACTTTTCCTTCGCCTGCAATCTCCGTCTCTGTGGAAAGACCAATGATAGAGTACATTCCATTAACGCCTGAGACACCGTACGCTCCGCAAGAACAGTTCATCACACGCTTTCACGATCGTGGCACTCCTCCGCGAGTAATCTACCGATTGTCTGGCGAATTCTTCGCGACTATTCCTTCGGATGCTTTATCGGGTTCGCAAGTAACCGAAGATGCGGCCGCTTCCAAAGGAGGCGCCAACCGGCAGTACCGGTTGTCTGGGGAATTTGTGGCAACGTTTACAACGGCCAACGAAACCCAAAACGTCTCCACACTGGCTTTGACGTCATCGCGCACGGAAGATGGTAGCGCCAAAACAGAGAGTACTGAGGTGGTCTGGGTACAACACGAGCCCGTGCTATCAGCTGGAGATGTGACAGCGGATGAATTGTCTTGCTCTGAGACTCCAGTACCGACAAGGAATGGAAAATttggaaaattcaaattttttag ccgGGACCGCGGTAGTTACAGCAGCGGTCATGCTAGTGACAGCAGCATCCCAGACTCCAGTGGTTTCCGCGGACGAAGTAGATCGCTAAAAAGAGCGAAGTCAT TATCTTCGCGATCTGACGCAGCCAGCAGCAGCGGCTATGAGAGCATGCGCAACGATGCAAGCCATGCCTCTAGTGATAGTTGCAGCGAGAAAGGATTTAGCCGGGGAAAACGAAAAG GGCTTTATGGGCGAAGCAGATCCTCGTCCCCAGGAAGTGGTTCCAGGATACGAAAATATTCGCCCAAGCGCTGGTTTTCGAGAAAGTCGTTGGAACCAGTTCAAATAACAGTTTACGAAGTTGATGACTTAGAGAGAGTTCAAAAAGCTATGGAATCCGATACGGACTTCAAG TGGCAGGTCTCCGAGAACAGAAAGTCACGAATCGCATCTCTGCGTCAGAGACAACACGACCTAAAAGATGAGTTCACTGAAGCCAAACATAGACTCGTAGACGAAAACCAAAGATGGAGTTATGGAT taaaagcTGAAAAAGAGCTTAGTGTTGAAGACCCAAGATTTATAAATGCTCTTGAGCAAGAAAACCGAAAACTGGAAGAGCGAATATCAGCCTGCAAGTCTAACATTATGATGGTGACGTCATTTGATGTCCTGACGACACAAGTATGA